In Ananas comosus cultivar F153 linkage group 10, ASM154086v1, whole genome shotgun sequence, the following proteins share a genomic window:
- the LOC109716485 gene encoding uncharacterized protein LOC109716485 isoform X1, whose product MGRIGSPRSTSRSACKRVPSNVAPKPFQSLRHATVHRIIGKASQLRAGNAVYSRPLLDTLQRARWCEACPEKQVGSGSRYMLIFSMMSIVPEIIYCFRKDNCKKTELEQLRCSSNYICFYIID is encoded by the exons ATGGGCCGAATAGGTTCTCCCCGTAGCACCTCGCGGTCGGCGTGTAAGCGTGTCCCTAGCAACGTCGCTCCCAAACCATTCCAATCACTGCGACACGCTACAGTTCATAGAATCATCGGAAAAG CTTCGCAACTTAGGGCCGGAAATGCCGTG TATTCCCGGCCACTACTAGACACTCTGCAAAGAGCTCGATGGTGTGAAGCATGTCCGGAAAAACAGGTGGGATCTGGCAGTCGATATATGCTAATCTTCAGCATGATGAGCATTGTTCCTGAAATAATTTACTGTTTTCGGAAG GACAACTGCAAAAAAACTGAACTGGAACAACTAAGGTGCAGCTCTAACTATATTTGTTTCTACATTATTGATTAG
- the LOC109716534 gene encoding serine/threonine protein phosphatase 2A 55 kDa regulatory subunit B beta isoform-like isoform X1, whose protein sequence is MNGSSAKDAERAPPPLEWKFSQVFGERAAGEEVQEVDIISAIVFDKSGDYLATGDRGGRVVLFERTDLKDHGDRRELERQDYPKNKHPEFRYKTEFQSHEPEFDYLKSFEIEEKINKIRWCQTANGALFLLSTNDKTIKYWKVQEKKVKLITEVNIDASQAVGNGRIARSSTNGPTTNLLNGGCSERPYNYLNNDFSFPSGGFPSLRLPVVVSSQETNLVARCRRIYAHAHDYHINSISNNSDGETFISADDLRINLWNLEISSQSFNIVDVKPANMEDLAEVITSAEFHPTHCNLLAYSSSKGSIRLIDLRQSALCDNHSKLFEEHDAPVSRSFFTDILASISDIKFSKDGRHILSRDYMTVKLWDINMDSGPVATFQVHEHLRPKLCDLYENDSIFDKFECGLSGDGLRVATGSYSNLFRVFGCTPGSNEATTLEASKNPTRRQPPNPSRPARSLGSLTRVARRGTESPGVDTNGNSHDFTTKLLHLAWHPTENSIACAAANSLYMYRA, encoded by the exons ATGAACGGGAGCAGCGCCAAGGACGCCGagcgggcgccgccgccgctggagTGGAAGTTCTCGCAGGTCTTTGGGGAGAGGGCGGCGGGAGAGGAGGTGCAGGAAG TTGATATTATATCAGCAATTGTATTTGATAAATCTGGAGATTACCTTGCCACTGGAGATCGAGGAGGACGTGTGGTATTATTTGAAAGAACAGACCTCAAGGAT CATGGTGATAGAAGGGAATTGGAGAGACAAGATTATCCTAAAAACAAGCATCCTGAGTTCCGCTACAAAACTGAGTTTCAAAGTCATGAACCTGAG TTTGACTATCTAAAAAGCTTTGAAATAGAGGAGAAAATCAACAAGATCAGATGGTGTCAAACAGCTAATGGTgcactttttcttctttccacaAACGACAAAACCATCAAATATTGGAAG GTGCAAGAGAAAAAAGTGAAACTAATAACCGAAGTGAATATAGATGCTTCCCAAGCTGTAGGGAATGGCAGAATTGCTCGCTCAAGCACAAATGGTCCTACAACAAATCTTCTGAATGGCGGATGCTCTGAAAGGCCCTATAATTATCTGAATAATGACTTCTCGTTTCCTTCTGGAGGGTTTCCATCTTTGCGTCTGCCCGTGGTA GTATCAAGCCAGGAGACAAACCTTGTTGCTAGATGTAGAAGGATATACGCCCATGCTCATGATTATCACattaattcaatttcaaataacAG CGATGGTGAGACATTTATATCGGCAGATGATTTGCGAATAAATCTGTGGAATTTGGAAATCAGCAGTCAGAGCTTCAACATTGTTGATGTGAAGCCTGCAAATATGGAGGACCTAGCTG AGGTGATAACGTCTGCTGAATTCCATCCAACCCACTGTAACCTGCTAGCTTATAGCAGCTCGAAGGGCTCAATTCGGCTTATTGATCTGCGTCAGTCAGCATTATGCGACAACCATTCCAAGCT GTTTGAGGAGCATGATGCACCTGTGTCTAGATCCTTTTTCACGGATATCCTTGCCTCAATTTCtgatattaaattttcaaaGGATGGAAGACACATACTTAGCCGTGATTATATGACCGTTAAG ttaTGGGACATTAACATGGATTCAGGTCCCGTTGCAACTTTCCAGGTCCATGAGCATCTAAGGCCAAAG CTATGTGATTTATATGAAAACGATTCAATCTTTGACAAATTTGAGTGTGGCTTGAGTGGAGATGGACTTCGGGTAGCGACAGGTTCTTATAG TAATCTGTTTCGTGTATTTGGCTGTACTCCTGGAAGCAATGAGGCAACAACTTTAGAAGCCAGTAAAAATCCAACAAG GCGTCAGCCTCCAAATCCTTCCAGGCCGGCAAGATCTCTTGGCAGTTTGACTCGTGTGGCCCGACGAG GGACTGAAAGTCCAGGAGTTGATACTAATGGAAACTCACACGATTTCACGACCAAATTGCTCCATTTAGCTTGGCATCCAACTGAAAATTCAATAGCTTGTGCTGCTGCAAACAGCTTGTACATGTACCGTGCGTAG
- the LOC109716484 gene encoding far upstream element-binding protein 2, translating to MAEELSYSSSRPDNKRKFDDPSAAAAPPTRRPTGFSAPISSPPPPPPPESGSGAAATPSYNSVPPPPDGIQLAKQRAQEIAARLFSDAEAKRPKLENGGGATEGSDHLQKPTLPSQLASPAYPTYGYQGSSKKIDIPNGKVGVIIGKGGETIRYLQLQSGAKIQVTRDMDADPNAQTRAVEISGTSEQISKAEQLINDVLAEADSGGSGIISARLFGGPQTGAEQFQMKIPNSKVGLIIGKGGESIKSMQAKSGARIQVIPLHLPPGDTSTERTVYIDGTKEQIEAGKQLVNEIVNSENRVRNPTMTGGYSSQGYRPPRPPTTWGPPGAPPMQQPGYGYMQPGAYPGPPPQYNMPQQQYQSYPSPASGGFQSSWDQSNPSNPPAQQSAPGTGYDYYNQQQTQQPSGGPSAPADNTGYNYGQPYNSQYSYGDSTYSQSTVGQQGYGQDSYSQQGYPPAPQQGYSQPVSAPQTGYDHQQGYGTTPGYGAAANPNQEGSSAQQAPLSTTVSYPTQGTPSGYGLPQTSQPGYGGQPPAQAGYPNYGQPPPQGQKPPPPTSAYGQGPPPVPTQSSYGTYPPSGYGQQQAYGGAGTTSQPAYGQQPQAYTDPHGSGGYSSQPPPAYSSDSTGQGAVYDQSTAATAAAPPSAASTGATKASPS from the exons ATGGCGGAAGAGctctcttattcttcttctcgACCGGATAACAAGCGAAAGTTCGACGACCCGTCCGCCGCGGCCGCGCCACCAACGCGCCGCCCAACGGGCTTCTCTGCGCCGAtctcgtcgccgccgccgccgccgccgccggagagcGGATCCGGCGCGGCGGCGACGCCGTCCTACAACAGCGTCCCACCGCCACCAGATGGGATCCAGCTCGCGAAGCAGCGGGCGCAGGAGATCGCGGCGCGGCTCTTCAGCGACGCCGAGGCGAAGCGCCCCAAACTGGAGAACGGTGGCGGCGCCACTGAGGGGAGTG ACCATTTGCAGAAGCCCACACTACCTTCTCAGCTCGCTAGCCCAGCATATCCGACATATGGCTATCAGGGTTCAAGTAAAAAGATAGATATACCGAATGGAAAG GTTGGTGTTATCATTGGAAAAGGTGGAGAGACTATTAGATATCTTCAACTGCAGTCTGGAGCCAAGATTCAAGTAACTAGAGATATGGATGCTGATCCGAATGCTCAGACAAGAGCTGTAGAAATTTCTGGCACTTCCGAACAAATTAGCAAGGCTGAGCAGTTAATTAATGATGTGCTTGCTGAG GCTGATTCTGGAGGCTCTGGCATTATTTCTGCTCGTCTATTTGGTGGTCCCCAAACTGGTGCAGAACAATTTCAAATGAAAATTCCTAATAGCAAG GTTGGTTTGATTATTGGGAAAGGTGGAGAAAGTATTAAGAGCATGCAGGCAAAATCTGGCGCCCGTATTCAG GTGATACCTTTACATCTGCCTCCTGGTGATACATCGACTGAAAGAACAGTTTATATAGATGGTACAAAGGAGCAAATTGAAGCAGGAAAGCAGTTAGTGAATGAAATCGTTAACAGTGAG AATCGTGTCAGGAACCCAACCATGACTGGAGGCTACTCTTCACAAGGGTACCGCCCTCCCCGCCCCCCGACAACATGGGGCCCACCAGGGGCGCCCCCCATGCAGCAACCTGGCTACGGGTACATGCAACCTGGAGCTTATCCTGGTCCACCCCCTCAGTATAACATGCCTCAACAACAGTACCAAAGCTATCCCTCACCAGCATCCGGTGGTTTCCAGTCCAGTTGGGACCAATCCAATCCCTCTAATCCACCAGCTCAGCAATCTGCTCCAGGGACCGGATATGATTACTATAACCAGCAGCAAACACAGCAACCTAGTGGTGGGCCTTCTGCACCTGCTGACAATACTGGTTACAATTACGGTCAGCCCTACAATTCTCAGTATTCCTATGGCGACTCCACTTATTCACAGTCGACAGTTGGTCAACAAGGCTATGGGCAGGATAGCTATTCTCAGCAAGGTTATCCTCCAGCGCCACAGCAAGGTTATTCTCAGCCAGTATCAGCACCTCAAACCGGCTATGATCATCAGCAAGGTTATGGCACGACACCTGGTTATGGAGCAGCTGCTAACCCTAATCAGGAAGGTTCCTCAGCTCAACAAGCTCCCCTTTCAACTACTGTGAGCTATCCTACTCAAGGCACTCCTTCAGGATATGGTCTGCCTCAAACTTCTCAGCCAGGTTACGGAGGCCAACCTCCAGCTCAGGCCGGATATCCTAATTACGGGCAGCCCCCACCACAAGGCCAAAAGCCACCTCCACCTACTTCAGCTTATGGGCAGGGCCCGCCACCAGTGCCTACTCAATCCAGCTATGGTACTTATCCGCCTTCTGGGTACGGGCAACAGCAAGCGTATGGTGGTGCAGGTACTACCAGCCAGCCGGCATATGGGCAGCAACCGCAGGCTTATACCGATCCTCATGGTAGCGGTGGGTATTCTTCACAGCCGCCGCCTGCGTATTCTAGTGACAGTACAGGACAAGGGGCGGTTTATGATCAATCTACtgctgccactgctgctgctccGCCATCCGCTGCTTCTACTGGAGCGACCAAAGCTTCTCCGAGTTGA
- the LOC109716485 gene encoding uncharacterized protein LOC109716485 isoform X2: MGRIGSPRSTSRSACKRVPSNVAPKPFQSLRHATVHRIIGKASQLRAGNAVYSRPLLDTLQRARWCEACPEKQDNCKKTELEQLRCSSNYICFYIID, from the exons ATGGGCCGAATAGGTTCTCCCCGTAGCACCTCGCGGTCGGCGTGTAAGCGTGTCCCTAGCAACGTCGCTCCCAAACCATTCCAATCACTGCGACACGCTACAGTTCATAGAATCATCGGAAAAG CTTCGCAACTTAGGGCCGGAAATGCCGTG TATTCCCGGCCACTACTAGACACTCTGCAAAGAGCTCGATGGTGTGAAGCATGTCCGGAAAAACAG GACAACTGCAAAAAAACTGAACTGGAACAACTAAGGTGCAGCTCTAACTATATTTGTTTCTACATTATTGATTAG
- the LOC109716534 gene encoding serine/threonine protein phosphatase 2A 55 kDa regulatory subunit B beta isoform-like isoform X2 produces MNGSSAKDAERAPPPLEWKFSQVFGERAAGEEVQEVDIISAIVFDKSGDYLATGDRGGRVVLFERTDLKDHGDRRELERQDYPKNKHPEFRYKTEFQSHEPEFDYLKSFEIEEKINKIRWCQTANGALFLLSTNDKTIKYWKVQEKKVKLITEVNIDASQAVGNGRIARSSTNGPTTNLLNGGCSERPYNYLNNDFSFPSGGFPSLRLPVVSSQETNLVARCRRIYAHAHDYHINSISNNSDGETFISADDLRINLWNLEISSQSFNIVDVKPANMEDLAEVITSAEFHPTHCNLLAYSSSKGSIRLIDLRQSALCDNHSKLFEEHDAPVSRSFFTDILASISDIKFSKDGRHILSRDYMTVKLWDINMDSGPVATFQVHEHLRPKLCDLYENDSIFDKFECGLSGDGLRVATGSYSNLFRVFGCTPGSNEATTLEASKNPTRRQPPNPSRPARSLGSLTRVARRGTESPGVDTNGNSHDFTTKLLHLAWHPTENSIACAAANSLYMYRA; encoded by the exons ATGAACGGGAGCAGCGCCAAGGACGCCGagcgggcgccgccgccgctggagTGGAAGTTCTCGCAGGTCTTTGGGGAGAGGGCGGCGGGAGAGGAGGTGCAGGAAG TTGATATTATATCAGCAATTGTATTTGATAAATCTGGAGATTACCTTGCCACTGGAGATCGAGGAGGACGTGTGGTATTATTTGAAAGAACAGACCTCAAGGAT CATGGTGATAGAAGGGAATTGGAGAGACAAGATTATCCTAAAAACAAGCATCCTGAGTTCCGCTACAAAACTGAGTTTCAAAGTCATGAACCTGAG TTTGACTATCTAAAAAGCTTTGAAATAGAGGAGAAAATCAACAAGATCAGATGGTGTCAAACAGCTAATGGTgcactttttcttctttccacaAACGACAAAACCATCAAATATTGGAAG GTGCAAGAGAAAAAAGTGAAACTAATAACCGAAGTGAATATAGATGCTTCCCAAGCTGTAGGGAATGGCAGAATTGCTCGCTCAAGCACAAATGGTCCTACAACAAATCTTCTGAATGGCGGATGCTCTGAAAGGCCCTATAATTATCTGAATAATGACTTCTCGTTTCCTTCTGGAGGGTTTCCATCTTTGCGTCTGCCCGTG GTATCAAGCCAGGAGACAAACCTTGTTGCTAGATGTAGAAGGATATACGCCCATGCTCATGATTATCACattaattcaatttcaaataacAG CGATGGTGAGACATTTATATCGGCAGATGATTTGCGAATAAATCTGTGGAATTTGGAAATCAGCAGTCAGAGCTTCAACATTGTTGATGTGAAGCCTGCAAATATGGAGGACCTAGCTG AGGTGATAACGTCTGCTGAATTCCATCCAACCCACTGTAACCTGCTAGCTTATAGCAGCTCGAAGGGCTCAATTCGGCTTATTGATCTGCGTCAGTCAGCATTATGCGACAACCATTCCAAGCT GTTTGAGGAGCATGATGCACCTGTGTCTAGATCCTTTTTCACGGATATCCTTGCCTCAATTTCtgatattaaattttcaaaGGATGGAAGACACATACTTAGCCGTGATTATATGACCGTTAAG ttaTGGGACATTAACATGGATTCAGGTCCCGTTGCAACTTTCCAGGTCCATGAGCATCTAAGGCCAAAG CTATGTGATTTATATGAAAACGATTCAATCTTTGACAAATTTGAGTGTGGCTTGAGTGGAGATGGACTTCGGGTAGCGACAGGTTCTTATAG TAATCTGTTTCGTGTATTTGGCTGTACTCCTGGAAGCAATGAGGCAACAACTTTAGAAGCCAGTAAAAATCCAACAAG GCGTCAGCCTCCAAATCCTTCCAGGCCGGCAAGATCTCTTGGCAGTTTGACTCGTGTGGCCCGACGAG GGACTGAAAGTCCAGGAGTTGATACTAATGGAAACTCACACGATTTCACGACCAAATTGCTCCATTTAGCTTGGCATCCAACTGAAAATTCAATAGCTTGTGCTGCTGCAAACAGCTTGTACATGTACCGTGCGTAG